The proteins below come from a single Dryobates pubescens isolate bDryPub1 chromosome 43, bDryPub1.pri, whole genome shotgun sequence genomic window:
- the LOC128899321 gene encoding olfactory receptor 14A16-like, whose product LHYETLLGSRVCLHLAAAAWASGFIYALLHTANTFSLPLCQGNAVDQFFCEIPQILKLSCSTSYLRELWLLVASVCLVFVCFVFIVVSYVQIFRAVLRIPSQQGCHKAFATCLPHLAVVSLFLSTTFFANLKPSSISSPSRDLVVSVLYAVVP is encoded by the coding sequence ctgcactatgagaccctcctgggcagcagagtttgtctccacctggcagcagctgcctgggcttctGGCTTTatctatgctctgctgcacacagccaacacattttccctgcccctctgccagggcaatgctgtggaccagttcttctgtgaaatcccccagatcctcaagctctcctgctccacatcctacctcagagAACTCTGGCTTCTTGTGGCCAGTGTCTGTTTagtctttgtctgttttgtgttcattgtggtgtcctatgtacagatcttcagggcagtgctgaggatcccctctcagcagggatgccacaaagcctttgccacctgcctccctcacctggctgtggtctccctatTTCTCAGCACTACATTCTTTGCcaacctgaagccctcctccatctcttccccatcccgggacctggtggtgtcagttctgtatgcagtggtgcct